In Aeromicrobium marinum DSM 15272, one genomic interval encodes:
- a CDS encoding SRPBCC family protein, with protein sequence MANRDLISASIDIAAPPEKVWSIVSDLKRMGEWSPQCRKMIVRGGEVGVGTTTINVNRRGLLVWPTRSKVKVFEPNRELAFRVVENGTVWSYELEPTATGTRLTESRRAPHGVKKVSNVLTNSLMGGTDDFETELQAGIESTLATIKSTAEAS encoded by the coding sequence ATGGCCAACCGTGACCTGATCTCCGCGAGCATCGACATCGCCGCCCCGCCCGAGAAGGTGTGGTCGATCGTCTCCGACCTCAAGCGGATGGGGGAGTGGAGCCCGCAGTGCCGCAAGATGATCGTGCGCGGCGGCGAGGTCGGCGTCGGCACGACCACCATCAACGTCAACCGCCGAGGCCTGCTGGTGTGGCCGACCCGGTCGAAGGTCAAGGTCTTCGAGCCGAACCGCGAGCTCGCCTTCCGGGTGGTCGAGAACGGCACGGTCTGGAGCTACGAGCTGGAGCCGACGGCCACCGGTACCCGGCTCACGGAGTCGCGGCGTGCCCCGCACGGCGTCAAGAAGGTCTCGAACGTCCTGACCAACAGCCTCATGGGCGGCACGGACGACTTCGAGACCGAGCTGCAGGCCGGCATCGAGTCGACCCTGGCCACGATCAAGTCGACCGCCGAAGCGTCCTGA
- a CDS encoding ATP-dependent Clp protease proteolytic subunit, whose protein sequence is MSYYIPQWEERTSYGFRRIDPYAKLFEDRIIFLGTPISDDVANAVIAQLLCLQVMEPDRDISIYINSPGGSFTAMTAIYDTMRYLKPDVQTFCLGQAASAAAVLLGAGTPGKRFALPNARILIHQPYTEGTGGQISDLEIQANEIMRMRSLMEQMISTSTGRSPEDVSRDVDRDKILTAQQALEYGLIDQVLDTLKTPEV, encoded by the coding sequence ATGAGCTACTACATCCCCCAGTGGGAGGAGCGCACGTCCTACGGGTTCCGGCGCATCGACCCCTACGCCAAGCTGTTCGAGGACCGCATCATCTTCCTCGGCACGCCGATCAGCGACGACGTCGCCAACGCCGTCATCGCCCAGCTGCTGTGCCTGCAGGTCATGGAGCCGGACCGCGACATCAGCATCTACATCAACAGCCCCGGCGGCTCGTTCACGGCCATGACGGCCATCTACGACACGATGCGCTACCTCAAGCCCGACGTGCAGACGTTCTGCCTCGGCCAGGCCGCCTCGGCCGCGGCCGTGCTGCTGGGCGCCGGGACCCCGGGCAAGCGGTTCGCGCTGCCGAACGCGCGCATCCTGATCCACCAGCCCTACACCGAGGGCACCGGCGGTCAGATCTCGGACCTGGAGATCCAGGCCAACGAGATCATGCGGATGCGGTCGCTGATGGAGCAGATGATCTCGACCTCCACGGGCCGCTCGCCCGAGGACGTCAGCCGCGACGTCGACCGCGACAAGATCCTGACCGCCCAGCAGGCCCTCGAGTACGGCCTGATCGACCAGGTCCTCGACACGTTGAAGACCCCCGAGGTCTGA
- a CDS encoding ATP-dependent Clp protease proteolytic subunit, with protein sequence MAGEAGQLDLDGHIYQRLLKERIVFLGSEVRNDNANAICAQMLLLSAEDPTSDISLYINSPGGSVDAGMAIYDTMQFISNDVATFGMGLAASMGQFLLAAGTKGKRYALPHARIMMHQPSGGIGGSASDIKIQAEQSILLKKQLNELQSLHTGQTLEQVEIDADRDRWFTPQQALEYGFIDHVVATAGEVNR encoded by the coding sequence ATGGCCGGTGAGGCGGGCCAGCTCGACCTCGACGGTCACATCTACCAGCGCCTGCTCAAGGAACGCATCGTGTTCCTCGGGTCCGAGGTGCGCAACGACAACGCCAACGCGATCTGCGCCCAGATGCTGCTGCTCAGCGCGGAGGACCCCACCTCCGACATCTCGCTGTACATCAACAGCCCGGGTGGTTCGGTCGACGCCGGCATGGCGATCTACGACACGATGCAGTTCATCAGCAACGACGTCGCCACCTTCGGCATGGGCCTGGCCGCCTCGATGGGCCAGTTCCTGCTGGCGGCCGGCACCAAGGGCAAGCGGTACGCCCTGCCGCACGCCCGCATCATGATGCACCAGCCGTCCGGCGGCATCGGTGGATCGGCGTCCGACATCAAGATCCAGGCCGAGCAGAGCATCCTGCTCAAGAAGCAGCTCAACGAGCTGCAGTCCCTGCACACCGGTCAGACGCTGGAGCAGGTCGAGATCGACGCGGACCGCGACCGCTGGTTCACGCCGCAGCAGGCCCTGGAGTACGGCTTCATCGACCATGTGGTCGCCACCGCCGGCGAGGTCAACCGATGA
- a CDS encoding lipase family alpha/beta hydrolase, producing MPATPARTTDVAALALDYGDRLIVGTARDVHQAVADRAFRATRVVGSRVPESLHDAVVTSLYGAISGVLRVGSGSVRALSARGVGRPVETTRFGRQVVAAVNGLIGDELRMLDDPQAITMSVRVDGDDVPVTAWPLTEAFRDASSHLVVFLHGLCEDDESWLNGRKVLGTSYPERITAETDGTPVTIRYNTGLHVSENGKHLDAMLRQMVEAWPVRVTRITLVGHSMGGLVVRAATNHATAAGETWPHLVRDVVCLGTPHTGAALEKVAHVGSRMLRFLPETRPFGRILDTRSAGIVDLRHGYISADEWEGQDLTVQWGLDRIAAAPLAHAEYHFVACTLGASQRHPFSAVLGDLLVHFSSATGVGRSGAVVEGARFEYIPSANHFALLNHPRVGDWLIEWITASARSRRAIAASGDR from the coding sequence ATGCCCGCCACACCCGCCCGCACCACCGACGTCGCCGCCCTCGCGCTCGACTACGGTGACCGGTTGATCGTCGGCACGGCCCGCGACGTGCACCAGGCCGTGGCCGACCGCGCGTTCCGTGCCACCCGGGTCGTCGGCAGCCGCGTCCCCGAGTCCCTGCACGACGCGGTGGTCACGTCCCTGTACGGAGCCATCTCCGGTGTGCTGCGCGTCGGCAGCGGATCCGTGCGCGCCCTGTCGGCGCGAGGTGTTGGCCGGCCCGTCGAGACCACCCGGTTCGGTCGTCAGGTGGTCGCGGCCGTCAACGGGCTGATCGGTGACGAGCTGCGGATGCTCGACGACCCGCAGGCGATCACGATGTCGGTGCGGGTCGACGGTGACGACGTCCCGGTCACCGCGTGGCCGCTGACCGAGGCCTTCCGCGACGCCTCGAGCCACCTCGTGGTGTTCCTGCACGGCTTGTGCGAGGACGACGAGTCCTGGTTGAACGGCCGCAAGGTCCTCGGGACCAGCTATCCCGAGCGGATCACCGCCGAGACCGACGGCACCCCCGTCACGATCCGGTACAACACCGGGCTCCACGTGTCCGAGAACGGCAAGCACCTCGACGCGATGCTGCGGCAGATGGTCGAGGCCTGGCCCGTGCGGGTCACGCGCATCACCCTGGTCGGCCATTCCATGGGCGGCCTGGTCGTGCGCGCCGCCACCAACCACGCGACCGCCGCCGGCGAGACCTGGCCGCACCTGGTGCGGGACGTGGTCTGCCTGGGCACCCCGCACACCGGCGCCGCGCTCGAGAAGGTGGCGCACGTCGGGTCCCGCATGCTGCGGTTCCTGCCCGAGACCCGCCCGTTCGGCCGGATCCTCGACACCCGTTCGGCCGGCATCGTCGACCTGCGTCACGGCTACATCAGCGCCGACGAGTGGGAGGGCCAGGACCTCACCGTGCAGTGGGGTCTCGACCGCATCGCGGCCGCGCCGCTCGCCCATGCCGAGTACCACTTCGTGGCCTGCACCCTGGGCGCCAGCCAGCGCCACCCCTTCAGCGCGGTGCTGGGCGACCTGCTGGTCCACTTCTCGTCGGCCACCGGCGTGGGCCGCAGCGGCGCTGTGGTCGAGGGCGCCCGCTTCGAGTACATTCCGAGCGCGAACCACTTCGCCCTGCTCAACCACCCGAGGGTGGGGGACTGGCTGATCGAGTGGATCACCGCGTCGGCGCGCTCGCGCCGGGCGATCGCCGCCTCCGGCGACCGCTGA
- a CDS encoding class I SAM-dependent methyltransferase — protein MSSHDHAAFADLLDLETRAMQPTLHGIHLDLQRLSDGPVRSVLDLGAGTGAGTLGLLDHFPHAVAVAVDASGELLDRLRDRATERGLAGRVTTVVADLDGTVPALEPVDVAWASASLHHLAAPDRALRTIASTIRPGGLLAVVEMAGFPRFVPDGTPGGSAEERAHAVLRADREVDMPAMGADWGPALEQAGLAVEVHRPLVVDVAELPPGLVGEYAFAGLSGIRRVLAGRLGSDRTEGLDRLLDGGPDDVRQRRDLHVEVDRQLWIARRPH, from the coding sequence ATGAGCTCCCACGACCACGCCGCGTTCGCCGACCTGCTGGATCTCGAGACCCGGGCGATGCAGCCGACCCTGCACGGGATCCACCTGGACCTCCAGCGCCTGTCCGACGGCCCCGTCCGCTCGGTCCTCGACCTCGGCGCCGGGACCGGCGCCGGCACCCTCGGCCTCCTTGACCACTTCCCGCACGCCGTCGCCGTCGCCGTCGACGCCTCGGGCGAGCTGCTGGACCGCCTGCGGGACCGGGCCACGGAACGTGGGCTCGCCGGCAGGGTCACGACGGTCGTGGCCGACCTCGACGGAACCGTGCCCGCCCTCGAGCCCGTGGACGTGGCGTGGGCCTCGGCCTCCCTGCACCACCTCGCCGCACCCGATCGCGCGCTGCGGACGATCGCCTCGACGATCCGGCCGGGCGGGCTGCTCGCCGTGGTGGAGATGGCAGGATTCCCCCGCTTCGTGCCCGACGGCACCCCCGGAGGATCGGCCGAGGAGCGCGCGCACGCAGTCCTGCGGGCGGACCGCGAGGTTGACATGCCGGCCATGGGTGCGGACTGGGGTCCAGCGCTCGAGCAGGCCGGGCTGGCCGTCGAGGTGCACCGACCGTTGGTCGTCGACGTCGCCGAGCTGCCGCCCGGGCTGGTGGGCGAGTACGCGTTCGCCGGGCTGAGCGGCATCCGCCGGGTGCTCGCCGGTCGGCTCGGCTCCGACAGGACGGAAGGCCTGGACCGGTTGCTGGACGGAGGCCCGGACGACGTGCGTCAGCGCCGCGACCTGCACGTCGAGGTCGACCGTCAGCTCTGGATCGCCCGCCGCCCTCACTGA
- a CDS encoding thermonuclease family protein — protein MLRLLGPVLVVLLLGGCQLAFDSPSAVPGSTAPPIDAGVRPEAPQRGTTATATVTRVVDGDTLDVDVDGGGSESVRLIGIDTPEVFPEEECGGREATRLIGSLAPVGTVVRLVSDPSQSDRDRFDRLLRYVELQDGTDLGAAQVASGWAEVVVFAAPFTRLGAYDRLAASAGTPAC, from the coding sequence GTGCTGCGACTCCTGGGACCCGTGCTGGTCGTGCTGCTCCTGGGCGGTTGCCAGCTGGCGTTCGACTCCCCGTCAGCGGTTCCCGGGTCGACCGCACCGCCGATCGACGCGGGCGTCCGACCTGAGGCGCCGCAGCGGGGGACCACGGCGACGGCGACCGTGACCCGGGTGGTCGACGGCGACACCCTCGACGTGGACGTCGACGGCGGAGGGAGCGAGTCGGTCCGACTGATCGGCATCGACACCCCGGAAGTGTTCCCCGAGGAGGAGTGCGGCGGCCGCGAGGCGACCCGACTCATCGGGTCCCTCGCCCCGGTGGGGACCGTGGTGCGCCTGGTGTCCGATCCCTCCCAGTCCGACCGCGACCGGTTCGACCGCCTCCTGCGCTACGTCGAGCTGCAGGACGGCACCGACCTCGGGGCCGCCCAGGTGGCCTCCGGTTGGGCAGAGGTCGTCGTGTTCGCGGCACCGTTCACGCGGCTGGGCGCGTACGACCGTCTCGCGGCGAGCGCCGGAACCCCAGCCTGCTGA
- a CDS encoding alkene reductase — protein sequence MSDVFEPVTIGDWTLPQRFVMAPLTRNRAGNGQVPRDIAATYYGQRAGAGLIVAEGTQPSAVGQGYLATPGIHTPEQVEGWRAVGEAVHERGGRLVVQLMHVGRIAHPDNKGGLESVAPSAIAAPGNMITAEGEKPHPVPRALETDEIPGIVAEFVHAAESAITAGLDGVEVHSANGYLLHQFLAPSSNERTDGYGGSPENRARLTVEVVRAVAEAIGPERTGIRISPAHNIQGALETDPADVAVTYAALVDGIADLGIAYLSILGDPAGELFQDLRSRFGGPVIANTGFSQVTDLDEVKRIVEQGQAELVAVGREYLANPDLETRWRTGSELNEPNPATFYGGGAEGYTDYPTLDDAA from the coding sequence ATGTCCGACGTGTTCGAGCCCGTCACCATCGGCGACTGGACCCTGCCCCAGCGATTCGTCATGGCCCCGCTGACCCGCAACCGCGCCGGCAACGGCCAGGTGCCGCGCGACATCGCCGCGACCTACTACGGGCAGCGTGCCGGTGCCGGCCTGATCGTCGCGGAGGGCACGCAGCCCAGCGCGGTGGGGCAGGGCTACCTCGCGACCCCGGGCATCCACACGCCGGAGCAGGTCGAGGGCTGGCGCGCCGTCGGCGAGGCGGTCCACGAACGGGGCGGCCGACTCGTCGTGCAGCTCATGCACGTGGGTCGCATCGCCCACCCCGACAACAAGGGCGGGCTCGAGAGCGTCGCACCGAGCGCGATCGCCGCACCGGGGAACATGATCACCGCCGAGGGCGAGAAGCCGCATCCCGTCCCGCGGGCGCTGGAGACCGACGAGATCCCCGGCATCGTGGCCGAGTTCGTGCACGCGGCCGAGTCGGCGATCACGGCCGGCCTCGACGGGGTCGAGGTGCACTCCGCCAACGGCTACCTGCTGCACCAGTTCCTCGCGCCCTCGTCCAACGAGCGCACCGACGGCTACGGGGGCTCGCCCGAGAACCGGGCGCGCCTGACCGTCGAGGTCGTCCGCGCGGTCGCCGAGGCGATCGGACCGGAGCGCACGGGTATCCGCATCTCCCCCGCCCACAACATCCAGGGCGCGCTCGAGACCGACCCGGCCGACGTGGCGGTCACCTACGCGGCACTCGTCGACGGCATCGCCGATCTCGGCATCGCGTACCTCAGCATCCTCGGCGATCCGGCGGGCGAGCTGTTCCAGGACCTGCGGTCCCGCTTCGGTGGACCCGTCATCGCCAACACCGGCTTCTCGCAGGTCACCGATCTCGACGAGGTGAAGCGGATCGTCGAGCAGGGGCAGGCCGAGCTCGTGGCGGTGGGCCGCGAGTACCTCGCCAACCCGGACCTGGAGACCCGCTGGCGCACGGGCTCGGAGCTCAACGAGCCGAACCCCGCAACCTTCTACGGCGGCGGGGCCGAGGGCTACACCGACTACCCCACGCTCGACGACGCCGCCTGA
- a CDS encoding alkaline phosphatase D family protein has product MRSSLAPGPSRRQVLIGGMGLAAVAGVVGPAAIPSPAASFRHHRFQHGVASGDPLPGAVVIWTRVSPTLDARPGSGLGDPVEVTWEVSTDEDFTRIVRSGVVTTDVRSDHTVKIDVDGLLPGRSYLYRFVSGPDVSPVGRTRTAPAPGAIPARLRFGVVSCSNWQAGWFSAYRHLAERGDLDAVVHLGDYLYEYQPGKYTHGHDWDDVRHHEPPHETVTLADYRVRHAQYKTDPDLQALHAAVPFVVTWDDHEVADGWFPGGAFEHQPDEGSFEDRRWAAQRAYDEWMPVRLSGTAVAGDGADIHRHLQFGDLADLTMLDLRGHRDQRLEVDDPRTHAADRSLTGPAQHAWLVDTLRTSTARWKLVGNPVMIAPMLMPPRPSAEEIAVRRTTDPMAWGPAQPNTDTWDGYPADRRRLLEAIGADDVDGVVFLSGDVHTAWANEVEGADGRPVAAEFVCASVTSNNVDDFMGTSPRTVSLAMEEAIVTLNPHVRFVNLDDHGYCVLEVTPERLLMEWWAISDRTDPGAGTRRLAARALRPGSARILTV; this is encoded by the coding sequence GTGCGGAGCTCCCTGGCCCCCGGCCCGTCCCGTCGTCAGGTGCTGATCGGCGGCATGGGTCTCGCTGCCGTCGCCGGAGTCGTGGGCCCGGCGGCCATACCGTCGCCCGCCGCCTCCTTCCGTCACCACCGGTTCCAGCACGGCGTCGCCTCGGGTGATCCGTTGCCGGGCGCCGTGGTGATCTGGACCCGCGTGTCGCCCACCCTCGACGCGCGTCCCGGCTCCGGGCTCGGTGACCCGGTCGAGGTGACCTGGGAGGTCTCGACCGACGAGGACTTCACCCGGATCGTGCGCTCCGGTGTCGTCACGACCGACGTCCGCAGCGACCACACCGTCAAGATCGACGTCGACGGGCTCCTGCCGGGCCGGAGCTACCTCTACCGCTTCGTGTCCGGGCCCGACGTGTCGCCGGTCGGCCGGACCCGGACGGCACCCGCGCCGGGCGCGATCCCGGCGCGTCTCCGGTTCGGTGTGGTGTCGTGCTCCAACTGGCAGGCCGGTTGGTTCAGCGCCTACCGTCACCTGGCCGAGCGGGGGGACCTCGACGCCGTCGTCCACCTGGGCGACTACCTGTACGAGTACCAGCCGGGCAAGTACACCCACGGACACGACTGGGACGACGTCCGCCACCACGAGCCGCCCCACGAGACCGTCACGCTGGCCGACTACCGGGTGCGGCACGCGCAGTACAAGACCGACCCCGACCTGCAGGCGCTCCATGCCGCCGTGCCGTTCGTGGTCACCTGGGACGACCACGAGGTGGCCGACGGATGGTTCCCCGGCGGGGCCTTCGAGCACCAGCCCGACGAAGGCTCGTTCGAGGACCGCAGATGGGCGGCACAGCGGGCCTACGACGAGTGGATGCCGGTCCGGCTGTCCGGCACCGCGGTCGCCGGCGACGGCGCCGACATCCACCGTCACCTGCAGTTCGGCGACCTCGCCGACCTCACGATGCTCGACCTGCGGGGGCACCGCGACCAGCGGCTCGAGGTCGACGACCCGCGCACCCACGCTGCCGACCGCTCGCTGACGGGTCCGGCGCAGCACGCCTGGCTCGTCGACACCCTGCGCACCTCCACCGCCCGGTGGAAGCTGGTCGGCAACCCCGTGATGATCGCCCCGATGCTGATGCCACCCCGGCCGTCCGCCGAGGAGATCGCGGTCCGTCGCACGACCGACCCGATGGCCTGGGGTCCGGCGCAACCGAACACCGACACGTGGGACGGGTACCCCGCCGACCGTCGACGCCTGCTCGAGGCGATCGGCGCGGACGACGTGGACGGCGTCGTGTTCCTCAGCGGTGACGTGCACACCGCGTGGGCGAACGAGGTCGAGGGTGCGGACGGTCGCCCCGTTGCGGCGGAGTTCGTGTGCGCGTCGGTCACCAGCAACAACGTCGACGACTTCATGGGCACGTCCCCGAGGACGGTGTCCCTCGCGATGGAGGAGGCGATCGTGACGCTCAACCCGCACGTCCGCTTCGTCAACCTCGACGACCACGGGTACTGCGTGCTCGAGGTCACCCCCGAGCGCCTCCTGATGGAGTGGTGGGCGATCAGCGACCGCACCGACCCGGGGGCCGGGACCCGCCGGCTCGCCGCCCGGGCGCTGCGGCCCGGATCGGCGCGGATCCTCACCGTGTGA
- a CDS encoding NAD(P)/FAD-dependent oxidoreductase, translating to MADVVVVGAGISGIACARELRTAGHAVVVRDTGRRPGGRMALRRHDGRVVDIGASYFTVSGPDFAEVVDDWSARGLARPWTDTFAVRSPEGRRTTTGPVRWAAPGGLRGLVADLATGLDVRQADPVRSVTPDGQRPRVDDHPHDAVVLAMPDPQARRLLRPGHPVHAALDDPYSPSMVLTARWTRRTWADVDGIFVNDHPDLVWVADDGLRRGDRAPVLVAHATADRASRHLTDPSEASGPLLAALREVVDVPDEDPDLVHVQRWTFARPVHGRPATHHLGDDRIGACGDSWGPSSSVETAWRSGRDLGRALVERLS from the coding sequence GTGGCCGACGTCGTCGTGGTGGGTGCCGGGATCTCCGGGATCGCGTGCGCGCGTGAGCTCCGGACCGCCGGCCACGCCGTGGTCGTGCGCGACACCGGTCGACGGCCCGGCGGCCGCATGGCACTGCGACGCCACGACGGACGGGTCGTCGACATCGGCGCCTCGTACTTCACCGTCTCCGGGCCCGACTTCGCCGAGGTGGTCGACGACTGGTCCGCCCGCGGACTCGCCCGGCCCTGGACGGACACGTTCGCCGTCCGATCACCCGAGGGACGTCGCACCACCACCGGGCCGGTCCGGTGGGCGGCACCGGGCGGTCTGCGGGGCCTCGTCGCCGACCTGGCGACCGGGCTCGACGTCCGACAGGCCGACCCCGTCCGGTCGGTGACGCCGGACGGGCAGCGACCCCGGGTCGACGACCATCCCCACGACGCGGTGGTCCTCGCCATGCCCGACCCGCAGGCCCGCCGACTGCTGCGCCCGGGTCACCCGGTGCACGCCGCGCTCGACGACCCGTACTCGCCCTCGATGGTGCTGACCGCCCGGTGGACGCGCCGCACCTGGGCCGACGTCGACGGGATCTTCGTCAACGACCACCCCGACCTGGTGTGGGTGGCGGACGACGGCCTGCGGCGCGGCGACCGGGCGCCGGTGCTCGTCGCCCACGCGACGGCCGATCGCGCCTCCCGCCACCTCACCGACCCGTCCGAGGCGTCCGGACCCCTGCTGGCAGCGCTCCGCGAGGTCGTCGACGTCCCGGACGAGGATCCCGACCTGGTCCACGTGCAGCGCTGGACCTTCGCCCGGCCCGTCCACGGCCGTCCGGCCACCCACCACCTCGGCGACGACCGGATCGGCGCCTGCGGCGACTCCTGGGGCCCTAGCTCGTCGGTCGAGACCGCCTGGCGGTCCGGCCGCGACCTGGGCCGCGCCCTCGTCGAACGCCTGTCCTGA
- the tig gene encoding trigger factor: protein MKSTTENLSPTRVKLTIEVPFEEFTPSLEQAYKTIGAQIQVPGFRKGKVPAAIVDQRIGRGAVLDEAINSALPGWYSAAVAETKLQPLSQPEIDLAKFDDGQDIEVVAEFDVRPAIELPDISTIEVSVSDATVGDDDVDEQIEALRQRFATFTVVERAAAEGDALTIDLSAAEKDGTAIEAATAEGMPYTIGAGTMLDGLDEAVTGLSAGETATFGTTLVGGELKGQEVDVTVTVTEVKQTELPDLDEEFVQMASEFDTVDEMRADLTEKVTRGKRMEQAAEARDLVLEEIIGRVEAPLPEDIVSAELTGRRQQIEQQLAQAGLTFEGYLEDEGQTAEEFEAELERSVRDSITAQFILDQVVEANEIGIDDNELSQHIFRRAQQSGQDPSSYIQHIMEHNHVPEMVSEVLRGKALASLVEGAKVVDGSGNPVDLANLKADGSLGGPDDEAEAEPTA, encoded by the coding sequence GTGAAGAGCACCACCGAGAACCTGAGCCCCACCCGGGTCAAGCTGACCATCGAGGTGCCGTTCGAGGAGTTCACCCCCTCGCTCGAGCAGGCCTACAAGACGATCGGTGCGCAGATCCAGGTGCCCGGGTTCCGCAAGGGCAAGGTGCCGGCGGCGATCGTCGACCAGCGCATCGGTCGCGGAGCCGTCCTCGACGAGGCCATCAACAGTGCCCTGCCCGGCTGGTACAGCGCCGCCGTGGCCGAGACCAAGCTGCAGCCGCTGAGCCAGCCCGAGATCGACCTGGCGAAGTTCGACGACGGCCAGGACATCGAGGTCGTGGCCGAGTTCGACGTGCGCCCCGCGATCGAGCTGCCGGACATCTCCACCATCGAGGTCAGCGTCTCCGACGCCACGGTCGGTGACGACGACGTCGACGAGCAGATCGAGGCGCTGCGCCAGCGTTTCGCCACCTTTACGGTGGTCGAGCGGGCCGCGGCCGAGGGCGACGCGCTGACGATCGACCTCTCGGCCGCCGAGAAGGACGGCACGGCCATCGAGGCCGCCACCGCGGAGGGCATGCCCTACACGATCGGCGCCGGGACCATGCTGGACGGGCTCGACGAGGCCGTCACCGGTCTCTCGGCCGGCGAGACCGCGACCTTCGGCACCACCCTGGTCGGCGGCGAGCTGAAGGGCCAAGAGGTCGACGTCACCGTCACGGTCACCGAGGTCAAGCAGACCGAGCTGCCCGACCTCGACGAGGAGTTCGTCCAGATGGCGTCGGAGTTCGACACCGTCGACGAGATGCGTGCCGACCTGACCGAGAAGGTGACCCGCGGCAAGCGGATGGAGCAGGCCGCCGAGGCCCGCGACCTCGTGCTGGAGGAGATCATCGGTCGCGTCGAGGCGCCGCTGCCCGAGGACATCGTGTCGGCCGAGCTCACCGGCCGCCGTCAGCAGATCGAGCAGCAGCTCGCCCAGGCGGGCCTCACCTTCGAGGGCTACCTCGAGGACGAGGGCCAGACCGCCGAGGAGTTCGAGGCCGAGCTGGAGCGCAGCGTGCGCGACTCGATCACCGCCCAGTTCATCCTCGACCAGGTCGTGGAGGCGAACGAGATCGGCATCGACGACAACGAGCTGAGCCAGCACATCTTCCGCCGCGCCCAGCAGTCCGGGCAGGACCCCAGCAGCTACATCCAGCACATCATGGAGCACAACCACGTGCCCGAGATGGTCAGCGAGGTGCTGCGCGGCAAGGCGCTCGCCTCGCTCGTGGAGGGCGCGAAGGTCGTCGACGGCTCGGGCAACCCCGTCGACCTGGCCAACCTCAAGGCCGACGGTTCCCTCGGCGGCCCCGACGACGAGGCCGAGGCCGAGCCCACCGCCTGA
- a CDS encoding XRE family transcriptional regulator has protein sequence MTQDRPDSGRVDELVGRRVRALRVARGWSLDDLAGRCWFSPATLSRMETGRRRIGLDQLAALARALGTSIDLLVAPEDDEDVVIRPHRDEARGTTAWSLTREHGPHGLKVARIRLSRPLPPDDELPVHPGRDWFTVLSGTVLLRLGDRTIRVESGQAAEFSTMVPHAFGAEGGPAEIITVLDPEGERAHRLG, from the coding sequence ATGACGCAAGACAGGCCCGACAGCGGTCGGGTGGACGAGCTGGTCGGACGCCGCGTGCGGGCCCTGCGGGTCGCGCGGGGCTGGTCGCTCGACGACCTCGCGGGCCGCTGCTGGTTCAGCCCGGCCACGCTGAGCCGGATGGAGACCGGGCGCCGCCGGATCGGGCTCGACCAGCTGGCTGCCCTGGCCCGAGCCCTCGGCACGTCGATCGACCTGCTCGTGGCGCCGGAGGACGACGAGGACGTCGTCATCCGGCCGCACCGCGACGAGGCCCGAGGCACGACGGCCTGGTCGCTGACCCGGGAGCACGGGCCGCACGGGTTGAAGGTCGCCCGCATCCGTCTCAGCCGGCCTCTGCCGCCGGACGACGAGCTGCCCGTCCATCCGGGTCGGGACTGGTTCACGGTCCTGTCCGGCACGGTGCTGCTGCGCCTGGGGGACCGCACGATCCGGGTCGAGTCCGGGCAGGCGGCGGAGTTCTCCACGATGGTCCCGCACGCCTTCGGTGCCGAAGGAGGTCCCGCGGAGATCATCACGGTGCTCGACCCCGAGGGCGAGCGGGCGCACCGTCTCGGGTGA
- a CDS encoding SDR family oxidoreductase, protein MRIAVAGGTGVLGSHVVRALEDDGHETVVLSRGRGTDVRTGDGLAEALAGTHAVVDALSVTTIRRRAAVDFFAATTRNLLAAGAAAGVRHHVAVSVVGCDVVDYGYYLGKRAQEALVTTGTVPWTVLRATQFHEFAGQVVDASPGPVALVPRMASQPVAAAEVGGVVARIAAGAPAGQLQMGGPELHDIPDLARRQLRAEGRRRLVVPVRLPGAVGRQMASGALVPDEPTYRGTTTYDAWLSDRSGP, encoded by the coding sequence ATGCGGATCGCTGTCGCCGGAGGCACCGGCGTGCTCGGGAGCCACGTCGTCCGGGCCCTCGAGGACGACGGCCACGAGACGGTCGTGCTCTCCCGCGGGCGCGGGACCGACGTGCGGACCGGGGACGGACTCGCGGAGGCCCTCGCGGGGACGCACGCCGTCGTGGACGCGCTCAGTGTCACCACCATCCGGCGGCGTGCCGCCGTCGACTTCTTCGCGGCCACGACCCGGAACCTCCTCGCAGCCGGAGCCGCCGCCGGGGTCCGTCACCACGTCGCCGTCTCGGTCGTCGGGTGCGACGTGGTCGACTACGGCTACTACCTCGGCAAACGCGCCCAGGAGGCGCTGGTGACCACAGGCACTGTCCCGTGGACGGTCCTGCGGGCCACCCAGTTCCACGAGTTCGCGGGCCAGGTGGTCGACGCCTCCCCCGGACCCGTGGCCCTCGTCCCCCGCATGGCGTCGCAGCCCGTCGCCGCGGCCGAGGTCGGTGGCGTGGTGGCCCGGATCGCCGCCGGGGCACCAGCCGGCCAGCTGCAGATGGGTGGGCCCGAGCTGCACGACATCCCGGACCTGGCACGCCGACAGCTGCGCGCCGAGGGGCGCCGCCGACTCGTCGTGCCCGTGCGTCTGCCCGGGGCGGTCGGCCGACAGATGGCCTCCGGCGCGCTGGTGCCGGACGAGCCCACGTACCGGGGCACCACGACCTACGACGCCTGGCTGTCCGATCGGTCGGGGCCCTGA